A stretch of Kyrpidia spormannii DNA encodes these proteins:
- the hemB gene encoding porphobilinogen synthase, whose translation MQFDRHRRLRWTPGMRDLWRENRLSIETLMYPLFAVHGSGVREPISSMPGVEHLSVDELRREAVELAELGVRSILLFGIPAHKDERSSEAYDERGIVQQAIRAVKEEVPEMVVATDVCLCQYNPAGHCGIVRNGVILNDETLPLLAQTALSHAAAGADLVAPSDMMDGRVKMIRSALDERGFEHVPVMSYAVKYASAFYGPFREAADSAPQFGDRRSHQMDPANRREAIREARSDLDEGADVIMVKPAMAYMDIIRDLRERFDVPVAAYQVSGEYSMIKAAGLRGWIDERAVVLESLLGLRRAGADLIITYFAKDVARWLREDRG comes from the coding sequence ATGCAATTCGATCGGCATCGTCGGTTGAGATGGACGCCGGGCATGCGAGATCTGTGGCGGGAGAACCGCCTTTCGATAGAGACACTCATGTACCCACTCTTTGCGGTGCACGGCAGCGGGGTTCGGGAGCCGATTTCCTCCATGCCCGGCGTGGAGCACCTGAGTGTGGATGAACTTCGCCGGGAGGCGGTGGAACTGGCGGAGCTCGGGGTGCGGTCGATTCTGTTGTTCGGGATCCCTGCCCACAAAGACGAGCGAAGTTCCGAAGCTTACGATGAGAGGGGCATCGTGCAACAGGCCATTCGGGCGGTCAAAGAAGAAGTTCCGGAGATGGTGGTCGCCACCGATGTCTGTCTCTGTCAGTACAATCCCGCCGGACATTGCGGCATCGTCCGGAATGGAGTCATCCTCAATGACGAAACCCTCCCTCTCCTGGCGCAAACCGCTCTTTCCCACGCCGCCGCCGGGGCCGACCTGGTGGCGCCCTCCGACATGATGGACGGACGGGTGAAAATGATTCGGTCGGCTCTGGACGAGCGGGGCTTTGAGCACGTACCCGTCATGTCCTACGCGGTGAAATACGCGTCCGCGTTCTACGGTCCGTTCCGGGAAGCGGCGGATTCCGCCCCGCAGTTTGGCGACCGGCGGAGTCATCAAATGGACCCCGCCAACCGCCGGGAGGCGATCCGGGAAGCCCGGAGCGATCTCGATGAAGGTGCGGACGTCATTATGGTCAAGCCGGCCATGGCCTACATGGACATCATTCGGGACCTTCGCGAGCGCTTTGATGTCCCTGTGGCCGCTTATCAGGTGAGCGGGGAATATTCCATGATCAAGGCGGCGGGCTTGAGGGGATGGATCGATGAACGGGCGGTGGTTTTGGAATCGCTGTTGGGACTGCGCCGGGCCGGTGCGGATCTGATCATCACTTATTTTGCGAAAGATGTCGCCCGTTGGCTCCGGGAAGATCGGGGATAA
- the ahbA gene encoding siroheme decarboxylase subunit alpha: MAKFEMDDIDRELLNLIQSSFPLDPEPFRVVGERCGVSQEEALERIQRLKGKVIRQISAIFDTRSLGYRSSLVAARVNPTRLEDAARVFNEHPGVSHNYRRNHEFNLWFTIAVPPDSRIGLERTVQLLGELAGVDSIRMLPTLRLYKIGVQLDVTGKQNVTRKATEAAYSDRDREIPKGQPLTEADKGLIRELQKDIPLVVRPFDPAAKALGIETEALLAGAQSLLDRKLMRRFSAVLHHREAGFRANAMGVWAVPEDRVDEVGAKMASYAAVSHCYLRPTYEDWPYNIFTMVHGRTVKECEAVLGAIAGETGIREMRALYSTKEYKKTRVQYFTPEMEAWEEKYLPRVGLGA; encoded by the coding sequence ATGGCAAAATTTGAAATGGACGACATCGATCGGGAATTGCTGAATCTGATTCAATCGTCCTTTCCCTTAGACCCGGAGCCGTTTCGGGTGGTGGGGGAAAGGTGCGGCGTGAGCCAGGAGGAGGCGTTGGAGCGGATTCAACGCCTGAAAGGCAAGGTGATTCGGCAGATCTCGGCGATTTTCGACACCCGGAGCCTGGGGTATCGTTCCAGTCTGGTGGCGGCCCGGGTGAATCCCACCCGGCTGGAAGACGCGGCCCGGGTGTTTAATGAGCACCCGGGAGTTTCTCATAATTATCGCCGGAATCACGAGTTCAACCTGTGGTTCACCATCGCCGTACCCCCGGATAGCCGGATCGGGCTGGAGCGGACGGTACAGCTTCTAGGGGAGCTCGCCGGGGTGGATTCGATTCGGATGCTGCCGACGCTCCGGTTGTACAAGATCGGTGTGCAACTGGATGTGACGGGGAAGCAAAATGTCACCCGAAAGGCGACGGAGGCGGCTTACAGCGACCGGGATCGGGAAATCCCCAAGGGACAGCCCCTCACCGAAGCGGATAAGGGGCTGATCCGGGAGTTGCAAAAAGACATTCCGCTGGTGGTGCGGCCCTTTGATCCCGCCGCCAAGGCCCTGGGGATCGAGACCGAGGCCCTTTTGGCTGGGGCCCAGTCCCTGCTCGACCGAAAGCTGATGCGCCGGTTTTCCGCCGTGTTGCACCACAGGGAGGCGGGTTTTAGGGCTAACGCCATGGGGGTTTGGGCCGTACCCGAAGATCGGGTGGATGAGGTGGGGGCGAAAATGGCGTCGTATGCGGCGGTGAGCCACTGTTACCTCCGTCCCACCTACGAGGACTGGCCCTATAACATCTTTACGATGGTCCACGGCCGCACGGTCAAGGAATGTGAAGCCGTTCTCGGAGCGATTGCCGGGGAGACCGGCATCCGGGAGATGCGGGCTCTGTATTCGACGAAAGAATATAAAAAGACCCGGGTCCAATACTTTACCCCGGAAATGGAAGCTTGGGAGGAGAAATATCTGCCCCGGGTCGGCCTCGGGGCATAG